From a single Paenibacillus sp. FSL W8-0426 genomic region:
- a CDS encoding DUF1177 domain-containing protein: MPLQKTLLALEALDSAYVNGESVKQLFGAYPRVTVDVMTVQGEKGSTDFVKVVVPGSEGKRSGGQAPTMGIVGRLGGIGARPSRIGLVSDADGAVAAIAAALKLADMQTKGDTLKGDVIVTTHICPDAPTLPHEPVDFMDSPVDILQMNEHEVLPEMEAILSIDTTKGNRVINHKGIAISPTVKEGYILRVSEDLLRIMEMTTGQLPVTFPVTMQDITPYGNDLYHINSILQPAVATHAPVVGVAVTAQSAVPGCGTGASHEVDIASAVRFAVETAKEFTAGICSFYNESEYDRILGLYGSMRVLQTAGAQTTPAV, encoded by the coding sequence ATGCCACTTCAAAAAACATTGTTGGCACTTGAAGCGCTCGACAGCGCTTACGTTAACGGGGAGTCGGTGAAACAGCTGTTTGGCGCTTATCCACGCGTAACGGTCGACGTTATGACGGTGCAGGGAGAAAAGGGAAGCACCGACTTTGTGAAAGTGGTTGTGCCTGGTAGCGAAGGTAAACGATCTGGCGGACAAGCTCCGACGATGGGCATTGTGGGCCGTCTCGGCGGAATCGGTGCGCGCCCAAGCCGCATCGGTCTTGTTTCCGACGCCGACGGAGCAGTAGCTGCTATTGCAGCGGCATTAAAGCTGGCGGATATGCAAACGAAGGGAGATACGCTGAAAGGCGACGTGATCGTCACGACGCACATTTGCCCGGATGCCCCGACATTGCCGCATGAGCCGGTTGATTTCATGGATTCCCCTGTGGATATCTTGCAAATGAACGAACACGAGGTTTTGCCGGAAATGGAAGCGATCCTGTCCATCGACACAACGAAGGGCAACCGCGTTATCAACCACAAAGGCATCGCCATTTCGCCGACGGTGAAAGAAGGGTACATTTTGCGCGTCAGCGAGGACTTGCTGCGCATTATGGAAATGACAACAGGACAACTTCCCGTGACATTCCCGGTGACGATGCAGGACATTACGCCTTATGGCAATGATCTGTACCATATCAACTCCATTTTGCAGCCGGCAGTAGCTACTCATGCTCCGGTTGTGGGCGTGGCTGTAACAGCCCAGTCGGCTGTGCCAGGTTGTGGAACCGGTGCGAGCCATGAGGTGGATATTGCCAGCGCCGTACGTTTTGCAGTTGAAACGGCCAAGGAGTTTACTGCTGGTATCTGTTCGTTTTATAACGAGTCGGAGTATGATCGTATCCTCGGATTGTACGGGTCGATGAGAGTGCTTCAAACCGCAGGTGCGCAGACCACTCCGGCCGTTTGA
- a CDS encoding sugar ABC transporter permease: MKHRGSSQLLQQLVFVGPSIVFFILIIVIPFLLGMVYSFTDWNGVSATINWIGLDNFLHIFANDPKFQTAFWFTVRFTVVGVVLTNIIGFFLAYFLTKPLKSRNMLRTIFFMPNVIGGLLLGFIWQFIFVKGFSTIGDLTGWSFFNLPWLGDEATAFWGIVIVFVWQTAGYLMVIYISSLTNVSPDLLEAAEIDGASRWQILRSIIVPLIMPGVTICLFLAISWSFKMFDLNLSLTKGGPFGSTESVALNIYNEAFVNNRYGIGTAKAFVFFVIVAIITIIQVRLTKSKEVEA, encoded by the coding sequence ATGAAGCATCGCGGGTCATCACAGCTGTTGCAGCAGCTTGTGTTTGTGGGTCCCTCCATCGTCTTTTTTATTCTCATTATCGTCATTCCTTTCCTGCTCGGCATGGTGTATTCTTTTACCGACTGGAATGGCGTGTCCGCGACGATCAACTGGATTGGGCTCGACAACTTCCTGCATATTTTTGCAAACGATCCCAAGTTCCAGACCGCATTCTGGTTTACGGTGCGCTTTACGGTGGTTGGCGTGGTGCTGACCAACATCATCGGATTTTTCCTGGCGTATTTCCTGACTAAACCGCTGAAGTCGAGAAACATGCTGCGCACGATTTTTTTCATGCCCAACGTCATCGGCGGATTGCTGCTCGGCTTCATTTGGCAATTCATATTTGTGAAAGGGTTTTCAACAATAGGCGACCTGACCGGCTGGTCCTTCTTTAATCTCCCCTGGCTGGGGGACGAGGCGACGGCCTTCTGGGGAATCGTCATTGTGTTTGTATGGCAGACTGCAGGTTATCTGATGGTGATCTACATTTCTTCCTTGACCAACGTCTCCCCGGATCTGCTGGAGGCTGCCGAAATCGACGGAGCAAGCCGCTGGCAGATCTTGCGCAGCATCATCGTACCGCTCATCATGCCGGGCGTGACCATCTGTCTGTTTTTGGCCATCTCCTGGTCGTTCAAAATGTTCGATCTCAACCTGTCGCTCACGAAAGGCGGACCGTTCGGCTCAACCGAGTCGGTGGCGCTCAACATCTACAATGAGGCCTTCGTGAACAACCGATACGGGATCGGGACGGCCAAAGCATTTGTGTTCTTTGTCATCGTGGCCATCATTACGATCATTCAGGTACGGCTGACCAAGAGCAAGGAGGTGGAGGCATAA
- a CDS encoding sensor histidine kinase, with translation MSKYYSIRIKLIAFMLIATTLPLLASTYMTFTQTKTALREQATQENIRLIYQASTNLNNVLDNVAKASLAVYNDPKFLRNLIKIPGDYRAVAEIYTTLQTIRTSVPDVFQLYLHSYVANQSTLITDPFPKREEREQAYAGFPHDDVAQGQTDIWFEPAHVSHSYGFKASAAGGAPRTVVTLRRIIMDIPSTEQLGVLAIDLNMDTIAAICNRLYDPAKEQIYVVDGQNRIIYQGTSSIEGTEALSAKATEQLDLVRAGSGQAFPASGHFEQERSMYVYQQLGSRFADWTIVKQIPNETLYAQATSLTWNNALIAIAALLLVIVATLFISIRITGPLKQLMRYMNQIQAGRLHVNIQLKSRDEFGVLARHFRDMMDTVNNLILREYRLEIANKTNQLKALQAQIHPHFLYNTLQSIGTLALQQQGERVYTLLSSLSKMLRYSMREQALVTLQEEAEHARLYLQLQQERFGERLEVHLRFAGDTLETRLPRMTLQPIIENCFKHGADVQPGQAVIRVSSRRTNEQQVEIEVENNGPHISEQRLKEIQGWMQQHEQNAETAGTAADDSESIGLRNVIRRLQLHSPPESPASLSVSNREEGGVTITIKLYAGEWTP, from the coding sequence ATGTCCAAATACTATAGCATTCGCATCAAACTGATTGCCTTTATGCTCATTGCTACAACGCTGCCGCTGCTGGCGTCTACGTACATGACCTTTACCCAGACGAAAACGGCCTTGCGCGAACAGGCGACGCAAGAGAACATCCGCCTGATTTATCAGGCGTCCACCAATCTAAACAACGTGCTCGACAACGTGGCGAAGGCTTCACTGGCCGTGTACAACGATCCGAAATTTTTGCGCAACCTGATCAAAATTCCGGGGGACTACCGTGCCGTAGCCGAAATCTACACGACGCTGCAAACGATTCGCACTTCCGTTCCGGACGTGTTTCAACTATATCTGCACTCTTATGTGGCCAATCAGTCGACCTTGATTACCGATCCATTTCCAAAAAGAGAGGAACGGGAGCAGGCTTATGCCGGCTTCCCGCATGACGATGTCGCACAGGGACAAACCGACATTTGGTTTGAGCCTGCACACGTCAGCCATTCCTATGGCTTCAAGGCTTCCGCCGCAGGGGGCGCCCCTCGAACGGTCGTGACTCTGCGCCGGATCATTATGGACATCCCTTCGACGGAACAGCTCGGGGTGCTCGCCATCGACCTCAACATGGATACGATCGCAGCCATCTGCAACCGGCTTTACGACCCAGCCAAAGAACAGATCTATGTGGTAGACGGGCAGAACCGCATCATTTATCAAGGCACGTCGAGCATCGAAGGTACGGAAGCTCTGAGCGCTAAGGCGACGGAACAGTTGGATCTAGTACGAGCAGGCTCGGGACAAGCCTTTCCCGCATCCGGACATTTTGAGCAAGAACGTTCCATGTATGTCTATCAGCAGCTTGGCAGCCGCTTCGCCGATTGGACCATCGTCAAACAGATTCCGAATGAAACGTTGTATGCCCAAGCTACCTCGCTGACCTGGAATAATGCGCTCATTGCCATTGCGGCGCTGCTGCTCGTCATCGTGGCCACGTTGTTTATTTCCATCCGCATCACAGGGCCGCTCAAACAATTGATGCGGTACATGAATCAAATCCAGGCCGGTCGCCTTCATGTCAACATCCAACTGAAAAGCCGGGATGAATTCGGCGTGCTGGCCCGCCACTTCCGGGATATGATGGATACGGTGAACAACCTGATTTTGCGGGAATACCGGTTGGAGATCGCCAATAAAACCAATCAGCTCAAAGCATTGCAGGCCCAGATTCATCCGCACTTTCTGTACAACACCCTGCAGTCCATCGGCACGCTTGCACTGCAGCAGCAGGGAGAGCGGGTATATACGCTGCTCTCTTCCCTGTCCAAAATGCTTCGTTACAGCATGCGGGAACAAGCGCTTGTCACCTTGCAGGAGGAAGCGGAGCATGCCCGGTTATATTTGCAATTGCAGCAGGAGCGTTTCGGCGAACGTCTGGAGGTGCACCTGCGCTTTGCCGGGGACACGTTGGAGACCAGACTCCCCAGAATGACGCTGCAGCCCATCATTGAAAACTGCTTCAAGCACGGGGCAGACGTACAGCCTGGTCAAGCAGTAATCCGCGTGTCCAGCCGCCGCACTAACGAGCAACAGGTCGAGATCGAAGTGGAGAACAATGGGCCGCATATATCCGAACAACGGTTGAAGGAAATTCAAGGGTGGATGCAACAGCATGAACAGAATGCGGAAACCGCAGGCACCGCGGCGGATGATTCCGAATCCATCGGTCTGCGTAATGTCATCCGCAGGCTTCAATTGCACTCGCCGCCCGAATCCCCAGCCAGTCTGTCGGTCAGTAATCGCGAGGAAGGCGGCGTCACCATTACCATTAAACTATACGCAGGAGAGTGGACACCATGA
- a CDS encoding AroM family protein: MKQLGMITIGQAPRTDVAPLIEKYLEGRAELVQCGVLDGLTAKQIAELAPEPGDYVLTSRLKDGSAAVVAREKIRPLLDGKIRELETLGIRTILLLCTGSFPGLHANRSHLIEPDRIIPPAVQALADGRRLGLIGPLPEQAGQLDLKFSTLVQPAFAAASPYTSGEAEFRQAVETLKGRVELILLDCMGYDERHREWVSKAAAGIPVILSNALMGKLVSETV, translated from the coding sequence ATGAAGCAATTGGGCATGATCACCATTGGCCAAGCTCCGCGGACGGACGTCGCGCCCTTGATCGAAAAATATTTGGAAGGCAGAGCGGAGCTCGTGCAATGCGGCGTGCTGGACGGTCTGACCGCGAAGCAAATTGCCGAGCTCGCCCCTGAACCCGGGGATTACGTGCTGACGTCCCGGTTAAAGGACGGCAGCGCTGCCGTGGTGGCTAGAGAGAAAATCCGGCCGCTTCTCGATGGAAAAATACGCGAACTGGAGACGCTCGGCATTCGAACAATCCTGTTGCTGTGCACAGGCTCCTTCCCTGGGTTGCACGCCAACCGCTCCCATCTGATCGAGCCGGACCGGATCATTCCCCCAGCGGTGCAGGCGCTGGCAGATGGCCGCAGGCTGGGATTGATTGGCCCGCTGCCCGAACAGGCGGGACAGCTGGATTTGAAGTTTTCCACCCTTGTTCAACCTGCCTTTGCTGCCGCTTCGCCGTACACGTCGGGCGAAGCGGAATTTCGCCAAGCTGTGGAAACGCTGAAGGGGAGAGTGGAACTGATCTTGCTTGACTGCATGGGATATGACGAACGCCATCGCGAATGGGTAAGTAAGGCAGCCGCAGGAATCCCGGTCATTTTGTCGAATGCTCTAATGGGCAAACTCGTCTCGGAGACCGTCTGA
- a CDS encoding carbohydrate ABC transporter permease: METSKNYRFGTLLTEVIMVLVGLLFLVPFYFLFVNSVKTFGDLLTNSAAWPESFQWANYSNAWEKINFPSALVNSLIVTIVSNLLLVLISSMAAYRMVRSNTRFNRILFGLFIAAMVIPFQSIMIPLVTVTSNLGLIDSLPGLIICYLGFGAPMSIFLFHGFVKSVPVEIEEAARVDGSSVYGVFFRIVFPLMKPMYVTVIILNTLWIWNDYLLPSLILQSSNLRTIPIATFALFGQYTKQWDLALPALVLGIMPIIIFFLLMQKYIIQGITAGSVKG; encoded by the coding sequence ATGGAAACAAGCAAAAATTATCGGTTCGGGACGCTGCTTACCGAGGTGATCATGGTACTGGTCGGGCTGCTGTTCCTGGTCCCGTTCTACTTCCTGTTCGTCAATTCGGTCAAAACGTTTGGTGACCTGCTCACCAATTCGGCCGCATGGCCCGAGTCGTTCCAGTGGGCGAATTATTCGAACGCATGGGAAAAAATAAACTTTCCTTCCGCGCTGGTCAATTCGCTGATCGTTACGATCGTCAGCAACCTGCTGCTGGTGCTCATCAGCTCGATGGCGGCTTATCGGATGGTTCGCAGCAACACCCGGTTCAACCGGATCTTGTTCGGCCTGTTCATCGCCGCAATGGTGATTCCGTTCCAGTCTATCATGATTCCGCTGGTGACGGTAACCAGCAATCTGGGTCTGATCGACAGTCTCCCCGGGCTGATCATTTGTTATCTCGGTTTTGGGGCCCCCATGTCGATATTTCTGTTCCACGGATTCGTTAAGTCCGTGCCGGTCGAGATTGAAGAGGCTGCACGAGTGGACGGAAGCTCCGTATACGGCGTGTTCTTCCGCATCGTGTTTCCGCTCATGAAGCCGATGTACGTTACGGTCATCATCCTGAACACGCTTTGGATCTGGAACGATTACCTGCTGCCATCCCTGATCCTGCAAAGCTCCAATCTGCGCACGATACCGATTGCGACCTTTGCGCTGTTCGGCCAATACACGAAACAGTGGGATTTGGCACTGCCTGCGCTGGTGCTCGGCATCATGCCGATTATCATATTCTTTTTGCTAATGCAAAAATACATTATTCAGGGGATCACGGCGGGATCAGTTAAAGGGTAG
- a CDS encoding TetR/AcrR family transcriptional regulator has protein sequence MASQLFLSQGYSYVSMDEVVKASGVSKSNIYYHFKNKEELLLAVVQFWIARYETDVYLLLSQRERSVEERVTMFIASLSSGMEQRDYAWGCPFVTLYMQTPPDAPEVKETISRFLRELQPLVEKLLRQGIEQGEFRANIDPQSAASLFVTALEGSLVLAETSRDVSILERSARTFCQMLR, from the coding sequence GTGGCCTCACAACTTTTTCTGAGCCAGGGATACAGCTATGTCAGCATGGATGAAGTCGTAAAGGCCAGCGGCGTATCGAAGTCCAACATTTATTATCATTTCAAAAACAAGGAGGAGCTGCTGCTCGCCGTCGTGCAATTTTGGATTGCGCGTTACGAAACGGACGTGTACTTGCTGCTCAGCCAACGTGAGCGTTCCGTGGAGGAACGCGTAACTATGTTTATTGCATCCCTGTCCTCCGGCATGGAGCAGCGGGATTACGCATGGGGTTGTCCGTTCGTCACGCTGTATATGCAGACGCCGCCGGACGCGCCGGAAGTGAAAGAGACGATATCGCGTTTTTTGCGCGAGCTTCAGCCGTTGGTGGAAAAGCTGTTGCGACAAGGAATTGAGCAAGGGGAGTTCCGGGCCAATATCGATCCGCAATCTGCGGCTTCCTTGTTCGTGACGGCACTGGAGGGCTCGCTTGTGCTGGCAGAAACTTCGCGGGACGTTTCCATCCTGGAACGGTCTGCACGCACATTTTGCCAAATGCTTCGGTAA
- a CDS encoding alpha/beta fold hydrolase, whose protein sequence is MITANIDKESAGNTTIFMTGSTGFIGKEVVKQFMNGTANLLLLVRSESRARKAMRNHGIGVDERIRFVEGDLSRPGLGLNGEDRKRVMEADVIIHSGGTMDVTLERKEAERIFMNGAKEIAVLAEDIHKARGLRHFIHVVGYMSPYGDDDNSSLPTNRKKRAADNPGKWKRWLNTMLHTESAYEHMKFEADRYIREHAKRCSYPLSVVNPSTVVGPFPTGITEQLGGFGLLVQATRNRKMPVVPGGSHHWLPLVSNDVVAAAIVFLAGESDPTGGTFPLLSRKEVGPDMKDLIGMLASELDVSTPRGVVPLPFIHVLMKAGGSRISGIPPESLAFITTREFEVEQTERLFACMGRTMPDISALLPDVVADLDYRISYPSKETNLPTGWTRTRKGELAVLSHEGEGDPWIIVHGLMSDADDMLPLGQEIWSRTGNPVWLIDLAGFGRSARRRQVSETSNAFSRQVAALRRVLAEVNRPMTLVGHSVGAAIAAEAMRESGRMDINLALLQPVWGAPKDKLQRFASRLPRRMLHRELSRMSAQRMIRQLQRTNSADAEQAVLESYAARAAAGLKSPRIAGANADLLQWISRPDREVAITAEKASTTLLVWGLEDTGYEPPSGIHTDVQRAAVPHGHQFPVFHAAKTATLLVEWQDGRR, encoded by the coding sequence ATGATTACTGCAAATATAGATAAGGAAAGTGCGGGTAATACAACCATTTTCATGACAGGCAGCACGGGATTCATCGGCAAAGAAGTGGTAAAACAGTTCATGAACGGCACGGCGAATCTGTTACTGTTGGTTCGTTCCGAATCGAGAGCAAGAAAAGCGATGCGGAATCACGGGATCGGAGTGGACGAGAGAATCCGATTCGTTGAGGGTGACCTGTCCCGGCCGGGTCTTGGGCTTAATGGCGAAGACAGGAAGCGGGTTATGGAAGCCGACGTCATTATTCACTCGGGCGGCACGATGGACGTTACCTTGGAACGGAAGGAGGCTGAACGTATTTTCATGAACGGGGCCAAGGAGATCGCGGTGCTGGCGGAGGATATTCATAAGGCGCGGGGACTGCGGCATTTTATTCATGTTGTAGGTTACATGAGTCCCTACGGAGATGACGATAATTCATCGTTACCGACTAATCGAAAGAAGCGGGCAGCGGACAATCCGGGGAAATGGAAAAGATGGCTCAATACCATGCTTCACACCGAGAGTGCCTACGAGCATATGAAATTTGAAGCGGACCGCTACATTCGCGAGCATGCGAAGCGATGTTCCTATCCTCTATCGGTGGTCAACCCGAGCACGGTCGTGGGGCCTTTTCCGACAGGAATTACAGAGCAGCTCGGGGGATTCGGCCTGCTCGTCCAAGCCACGAGAAACCGGAAAATGCCCGTTGTCCCTGGAGGTTCGCATCATTGGCTGCCGCTGGTATCCAATGATGTGGTGGCTGCAGCGATTGTTTTTCTTGCTGGCGAGTCGGATCCGACGGGAGGAACATTTCCGTTGTTGTCGCGTAAGGAGGTCGGTCCGGACATGAAAGATCTGATCGGCATGTTAGCGTCTGAACTGGACGTGTCCACCCCTCGCGGAGTCGTCCCGCTGCCGTTCATCCACGTTCTGATGAAAGCGGGCGGAAGTCGAATTAGCGGCATACCACCGGAATCTCTAGCGTTCATCACGACGCGTGAGTTCGAGGTTGAGCAGACGGAACGGCTTTTTGCATGCATGGGCCGAACAATGCCTGATATTTCGGCACTGCTTCCCGATGTCGTGGCTGATTTGGATTATCGGATAAGCTATCCCTCGAAAGAAACAAACCTGCCCACAGGCTGGACGCGAACGCGGAAAGGGGAATTGGCGGTGTTGTCTCATGAGGGGGAAGGGGACCCGTGGATTATCGTTCATGGCTTGATGAGCGATGCAGATGATATGCTGCCCTTGGGGCAGGAGATTTGGAGCCGAACGGGAAACCCGGTGTGGCTGATCGATCTGGCAGGGTTCGGCCGATCTGCGAGACGAAGGCAAGTGTCGGAAACAAGCAATGCGTTCAGCAGACAGGTGGCGGCTCTCCGCCGCGTGCTAGCCGAAGTGAACAGGCCGATGACGCTGGTCGGCCATTCGGTTGGTGCGGCCATCGCCGCAGAAGCAATGCGGGAGAGCGGGCGCATGGATATCAACCTGGCCTTGCTGCAGCCGGTCTGGGGAGCCCCGAAGGACAAGCTTCAGCGTTTTGCATCTAGATTGCCGCGCAGAATGTTACATCGTGAACTTTCCAGGATGAGCGCGCAGCGCATGATTCGTCAGTTGCAGCGGACGAATTCGGCAGATGCAGAACAGGCTGTGCTTGAAAGTTATGCCGCAAGAGCCGCGGCAGGGCTGAAATCTCCGCGGATTGCGGGAGCGAATGCGGACTTGCTGCAATGGATTTCAAGGCCTGATCGTGAAGTGGCGATCACGGCGGAGAAGGCGTCCACAACGTTACTTGTCTGGGGATTAGAGGATACTGGATACGAGCCGCCTTCAGGCATTCATACCGATGTACAACGTGCCGCTGTTCCTCATGGTCATCAGTTTCCCGTATTTCATGCAGCTAAAACGGCTACCTTACTGGTGGAATGGCAGGATGGGCGTCGATGA
- a CDS encoding ABC transporter substrate-binding protein: MKKMTKLALLMMVAFAVVLAGCGNGDKSGSPTSNPGGGETPAAPGDKVIKIFQYKVEIAEALNRLKAEYEASHPGIKLDIQTVGGGSDYGAALKAKFAAGEQPDIFNVGGYRELDTWLEYLEDLSGESWAKDALEVAKEPMTKDGKLYGQPLALEGYGFIYNKDLFAKAGITEIPTTLEALEQAAQKLQDAGITPFSNGYQEWWVLGNHNVNVAFANQTDPVKFIQGLNDGTEKIPGNQVFADWMNMLDLTLKYSNKNPLTTDYNTQVTLFATGEAAMMQQGNWTQVQIDGINPDLNLGILPMPITNEPNDKLFVGVPNFWVVNKNSQVKAEAKEFLEWLVTSDVGKKYMTEEFKFIPAFSSIQASEEELGDLAAEIMKYSQENKTLSWNFNRFPEGVPQEFGSTIQAYVAGKSDKSALLEALQQNWDSLKK; this comes from the coding sequence ATGAAAAAAATGACGAAGTTAGCGCTGCTCATGATGGTTGCTTTTGCGGTTGTACTCGCCGGTTGCGGCAATGGCGACAAAAGCGGAAGCCCTACAAGCAATCCGGGCGGCGGAGAAACGCCTGCTGCGCCCGGGGACAAGGTCATCAAAATCTTTCAATACAAGGTCGAAATTGCGGAAGCGCTCAACCGGCTCAAAGCGGAATACGAAGCTTCCCATCCAGGCATCAAGCTGGACATTCAAACCGTCGGCGGCGGCAGCGATTACGGCGCGGCACTGAAGGCGAAGTTCGCGGCTGGCGAACAGCCCGACATTTTCAACGTGGGCGGTTATCGTGAGCTGGATACGTGGCTTGAATATCTGGAGGACTTGTCCGGCGAGTCTTGGGCCAAGGATGCGCTTGAGGTAGCCAAGGAGCCGATGACCAAAGACGGCAAGCTGTATGGCCAGCCGCTGGCATTGGAAGGGTATGGTTTCATTTATAACAAGGACCTGTTCGCGAAAGCAGGCATCACTGAGATTCCAACGACGCTGGAAGCGCTGGAGCAAGCTGCACAGAAGCTGCAGGATGCAGGCATTACGCCGTTCTCTAACGGATATCAGGAGTGGTGGGTGCTGGGCAACCATAACGTCAATGTGGCTTTTGCCAATCAAACCGATCCGGTTAAATTCATTCAAGGTCTGAACGACGGCACCGAGAAAATCCCGGGCAACCAGGTGTTTGCCGATTGGATGAACATGCTCGATCTTACGCTCAAATACAGCAACAAAAACCCGCTGACCACCGACTACAATACTCAAGTAACCTTGTTCGCAACCGGAGAAGCGGCGATGATGCAGCAAGGGAACTGGACGCAGGTGCAGATTGACGGCATCAATCCCGACCTGAACCTTGGCATCCTGCCGATGCCGATCACCAATGAACCGAATGATAAACTGTTCGTCGGCGTGCCAAACTTCTGGGTTGTGAACAAGAACTCCCAAGTGAAGGCGGAAGCGAAAGAGTTTCTGGAATGGCTCGTTACGTCGGATGTCGGTAAAAAATATATGACGGAGGAATTCAAATTCATCCCGGCCTTCAGCTCCATCCAGGCGTCCGAAGAGGAGCTGGGCGATCTGGCAGCCGAGATCATGAAATACAGCCAGGAAAACAAAACGCTGAGCTGGAACTTCAACCGCTTCCCTGAAGGCGTACCGCAGGAATTCGGAAGCACGATTCAGGCCTACGTTGCGGGCAAATCGGATAAAAGCGCCTTGCTCGAAGCACTGCAGCAGAACTGGGACAGCCTTAAAAAGTAA
- a CDS encoding aspartate/glutamate racemase family protein, which translates to MLGIIRVITLQNDEDIHKHGSLIEARYGLPVLSRCIPEQSLGVYDEETEAESVPKILSLAIELERLGCSAIGISCAADPALAETRKVVRIPVYGAGSCAAHLALTSSNRVGVLTILEEVPTRIRSILGDAYIGMDRPEGVVTTVDLNTPSGKRAALDAGMRLRERGADSIVLACTGFATMGFASIAEQELGIRVLDPILSLGAAVSASCSDASVQT; encoded by the coding sequence ATGCTGGGTATCATTCGAGTAATTACGCTGCAAAATGATGAAGATATTCACAAACATGGGTCTTTGATCGAAGCGAGATATGGCCTTCCCGTGCTTAGCCGCTGTATTCCGGAGCAGTCTCTTGGCGTGTATGATGAGGAAACCGAAGCTGAGTCTGTTCCCAAGATCCTCAGTCTGGCGATCGAGCTCGAAAGGCTGGGGTGTTCGGCTATTGGCATTAGTTGCGCGGCTGACCCGGCACTTGCCGAGACTAGGAAAGTGGTTCGTATTCCTGTGTATGGTGCAGGGTCCTGCGCTGCACATCTTGCATTAACGTCTTCCAACCGGGTAGGTGTTCTGACCATTCTGGAAGAAGTACCAACACGTATCCGTTCTATTTTGGGAGATGCATACATTGGCATGGATCGCCCGGAAGGCGTCGTGACTACCGTGGATCTGAATACGCCTTCGGGAAAGCGTGCAGCTCTTGATGCAGGAATGCGCCTGCGCGAACGCGGGGCTGATTCGATCGTACTGGCATGCACAGGGTTCGCCACCATGGGCTTTGCCTCGATTGCTGAACAGGAATTGGGCATCAGGGTGCTTGATCCGATTCTGTCGCTGGGGGCGGCAGTTTCCGCATCGTGTTCGGATGCATCGGTACAGACATGA
- a CDS encoding aminopeptidase, whose translation MNQQQIEVSKNVLVQCLGLRPGETLAVVADDAKRELAESIYEAGKELGAEAMLLVMKERSRSGEEPPAPIAEAMARADVAVCVTRHSVTHTQARKNAAAAGTRVATMPGMTEDMFLNGAITAEYTQVKALTERVTDMLTAGKEVRIEKEGRSLSFSIHGRNGVPSTGMYLNPGESGNLPSGEAYIAPVEGQGEGRIIVDGSIAGIGALPEPIELTIEGGRLIAATGENGKKLLSVLGDGYGRYLGEFGIGTNNKARITGVVLEDEKVYSTIHIAFGSNNTFGGTVAAGVHIDAVVQKPDVYIDDVLIMRQGELQS comes from the coding sequence ATGAATCAACAACAGATCGAAGTGAGTAAAAATGTACTGGTCCAGTGCCTGGGACTCCGTCCCGGAGAGACGCTGGCCGTTGTGGCTGATGACGCAAAGCGGGAGCTTGCGGAATCCATCTATGAAGCAGGCAAGGAACTCGGAGCAGAAGCGATGCTCCTGGTTATGAAGGAGCGCAGCAGATCCGGCGAGGAACCTCCGGCACCGATCGCCGAGGCGATGGCGCGTGCCGATGTGGCCGTGTGTGTAACGCGCCATTCGGTAACGCACACTCAGGCACGCAAAAATGCGGCGGCTGCCGGCACGCGGGTTGCAACCATGCCAGGTATGACGGAAGACATGTTCCTGAACGGGGCGATTACGGCGGAATATACCCAGGTCAAAGCGCTGACTGAAAGGGTAACGGACATGCTGACAGCGGGCAAAGAAGTCCGGATCGAGAAGGAGGGCAGATCCTTGTCGTTCTCGATTCATGGTCGGAATGGCGTGCCGAGCACAGGGATGTACCTGAATCCTGGAGAATCGGGCAATTTACCTTCGGGCGAAGCTTACATCGCGCCAGTTGAAGGCCAGGGAGAGGGACGGATCATTGTGGACGGTTCGATCGCGGGTATCGGAGCATTACCTGAACCGATTGAGTTGACCATCGAGGGAGGACGCTTGATCGCGGCAACAGGCGAGAACGGCAAAAAGCTGCTTTCCGTTTTGGGAGATGGCTACGGCCGTTATCTTGGTGAATTCGGAATTGGAACCAACAATAAAGCGAGAATTACCGGTGTTGTGCTGGAGGACGAAAAAGTATATAGCACCATTCATATTGCATTTGGCAGCAACAATACGTTTGGTGGAACCGTAGCTGCCGGCGTTCATATTGATGCCGTTGTGCAGAAGCCTGATGTATATATTGATGATGTCCTAATTATGCGTCAAGGGGAGTTGCAGTCTTAG